The window ctcgtcctcgtcggctcctccgcgcttcgtcaagccaaagacggagccggggctggcgccggtgaagacggagccggggcttgcgccagtgaaggcggagttcgacgacgacgacgcggccctagaatgggcgcgccaggactccattgcgatggagaaggcgtgccgggagaaggtgaaggagcgccagcgcgccgccctgcgccgcttcgaagagcgccgacgcggccgcgatgaagacggggtcgtcgtcctacgcgacagcgacgacgatgacgacgacgcgccgccgccagtccgccatggcgacgccgggtccagcaggggcgcccgcgtcaaggaggagaaagccgccgccgacgacgatggcggcgacgacttcagcccctttcttttttagattaggttaatgtcaTGAAAATGGCGAATTtcgccgaaatttgccatgtttagacgaaatttaactagtttttatcataacttcgccgagCGTCTCATCTTTTTTTTTAATACGCGCCTAGGGGCGGCCCTGGGGGCCGACTCGccccagggccattttttgcgccggctcacccccaggcggcgctttttgacgccccctggggggccaacggctggagatgccctcagtGATAAATTCTTGGAAAAAAGGCAATGACTTCCTAAAGGAAAAAAATATCACAAATGAAGAGACCAAAAAACTGGTATGACCTGAATCTCCGATTACAGATGTAGCATACATGTGACAATGCACCGCCAACATATTTCTATCCACACTTGCTATGTGTCCATGTGTCGTCTTATATTTTTTGTGCCCAATAGAGCAGGTCTGAATCCAAGCGATACCAAACAATGTCTATAGCATCAAGACCTAAATAAAAGAAATGGGGTTGATTGTTGGAGACAAAGCAGCTACCTGAACTCCCAAGAAATCTGCTACTTACCAACGCTCCGACAGAAATGTGAGACATCAATCAAAATCAAAGATAGGTACCTGCAAAACAAATTAGGTAGTGCATAAAGAATAGTCAATCAGGTGAAAACGAAGCTAAAATCCAAGAAACAAATACCCAGCAAGGAGCCAAAATAGCCCAAGAAACAAAATCTGAAGATGCATTAGAGGCAAGAAGAAGAATCCAAAAGAATAATAGGACCTGTGAGCACGGGTAATCTATCATCCTTAAATATTCGAGAAGAACTCCAAATTTTAACCAGAGGCACTTTATCATCCTAAATAACTTGCCGCATCCATGGAAAATAGATAGCAAATTTATCCAAAGTAGAAAAGAAACCTCACTTTAAGTATGGCATTAAAACAAACATGTGACGGGAAAATCATACGTAGTGCTATCTCCAGCCTGCTTAATTCATCTTAGTAAACTGAGATGCCATCCTataataaagaaaaaacaaaaccACTAACTAATAACTTGTCTAACAATCAAGAAATAGGGAACAGGGAAAGGGGAATTACTGAAACATGGGGATGAGCGATCACAGAAAATAACCCAATGGGTAATAAATCAAAATAAACATCAAGAATATGGGAGGAAGTGGCAGCTCTACCAGGGCATGACACGGAGGAGGAGGCAGTGCCATCAACGGATGTTCATCATGACGCGCAGTTCCCCAGCAGCGCTACAATGCCACGAACAACTTTCTCCCGGTGGCGTGACCAGATCGTGGAACAAGTGGAGGTGACGAGGGCGGCGGAGGCGGTTCTGGCGACCCTCGTCTGCGGGTACGTGGAGGGGTCATGGAGGAAGAGGAGGCGACGCACGGAGGACTGGCATGCGGCGGCGGCGCCGATGGCGAGGGAGCGGGTGTGTGGAGGCGTCAGATTGGAAATAGGATGAGGCGGAATCCAAGACGTCATCTCCTTTACCTACCGGTGGTCGTTGATGAGAGGAACGGAAGGGAAGAGGCAAGGGCAGCAGGTGACCAGATTCATGGAGGAAGGAGATGGGGAGGACGAGCGGAGGAAGGCAGGTTGGCTTCGCGGGGAAGGCAAGGAAACGATTTTTACCCAGGGGAGGCGTAGCTCTcgcggaagaagaaaaaaaatagaaaacgtgtttttttccgtTTCCTAGTCACGACCatgactctcacgaaagcaaaaccgtgcctctcgcggaagcaaaaccatgactcttgcGAAACAATGAAGAAAGAAAATGTGTTTTTTCacgatttttcttttatttttttgttccaaaagttaaggaagaccggtgaaaaaccgaaaCGTCAAAAAAACCCGTTTAAAAGGCCGAAAACGCATGCAAAAAGAAATCAGGAGGAAGCGTCCAGAGTGCGACGCGTGGCCTGCGGCTGATCGTTGTGAGCCTCCcgatcgttaactagttgctctccgAATAAGGCAGCTAATAGGATATGCCGACAAATCCTATTGTCCGCTCGCTGCAGGGAATAGGCAAGCAAATCCTGTAGTACTGGGCCAGGCCCATTTACATTTTCCTTAcgtttctttatttcttttctcttttatTGATGTTATTTGTATGTAGCAATTTCTCTTCACCTTGTAAAAAACTTTTTGTACCATTTCATATTTTTTCTTGTCTTTTATTGTTTTCTGGTAAGTTTTTGTTCTAATTTACTTTTTTATTTTTAAGGAAAATATATGACCGTGTTTTCAAAGTATATGAATATCTATCATAGATCACAACAGCCACCTAAAATGATTTTTCCTGTTGAGCGTCGTCGTCGTCCTGGTCCCGAACTTCACGACCCTCTTTCCCGACGCCATcgccctcaccaccgccgccgcgtaCCTCAACTCCGACGCTGCGGCCCTCGTCCCCGAGCCCTAATGGTGAACCCTACTTCCTCCTCTTTGTTATGCTTGCAAAAATATTTGCTGTCAAAATACTTCACAACCTAGGAAATTAAAATTGTTATGCCATTTGATGTTATGTTTGTACTGAAATCAGAAAGAAAATTCGCATTGCCCAGCTGATGAATTTGCAGCAAGCAAGATAAATGGGTCAGTGAGTGCAGTTATGATCATGTAGCCTGTTGAAGCAGTTAAGATATGTCAGGGAGAAAAGGAAGGTGGACGGCGTTGGTCGTTTTCAAATTAAGTTTGCACGCTGTGAAATTTATCATTCACCCCTTTGAAAGACAACAAAAGTTATATCAATCATTCACACCAACATGAATTAAATATCTACAGTCAATTAGGCGAATCAAGAAAACAAACGGGAAGTATTAACAATCATTGGACACACACGCGCGCACCCGTCGACCTTTCACGTCGCCTAGCTAGATGCTGGCCGGCTGATTCTGATCGGTGCACCGCACGTCGACTGCAGCCGTACTGTCGCCGTCCTTGTCCTCACCGTCGCCGATGGCGATGGGCGAGCAGTAGTAGACGACAGTCTCCTTGGGCTTGTACTTGCTGGAGTAAATCTCGACGGTGCGGGTGCCGGTGAGCACAATCATGGCGTCGTCGAGGCTGCTGCCGTTGGCCAACAGCTTGAAATAGTACCCTTGCTCAGGAACAATCATGAACGTACTAATCGCAACGGTGATGTCCACACTCGACTGCGGCCCCAAGGCCACGCGGGGCAAATTCAGGGTGAGGAAAGAGTCCGACGACATGTTGCTCTTGAGCTTGGCGACGATGCCGGTGTAGTAGATGGTGACGCGGCCGCTGGGGTTGATGGCCCGGACGGTCAGCGAGAAGGTGAGGTTGTCGCCGTTGACCACGGCTCTGAAAGGCCGGGACGACGGCTTGTCGCCTCCCACGACGGAGACGGAGCCTCCCACGACCCCGAGATAGAGCTCCGCTGGGCGGAGCACCACGGAGATGGCGTACACGATGACCGTCACGATGAGGACGGTCACCGCCGCGGCCACCACGTAGCGTGCCGCGTCGAGGCACCGGAAGATTGATTTCTCGTCGCCGCCGTCGAGGGCATCGTCTGCCACCGGCGCCATCCGTGCTTGTCTTGGATTATTACCTGCTTTCTCCGTCGCCGCTGGCTAGCTAACTAGCTTGTGCGTGTACGCATAGCATCTACGTCACGAATATATAGCAAGCCTTAGGCATCTCCAATGCTACGTTCGAACCATGCTTTCCGGACTTTGGAAACCATTCAATACGGTCATGTATCTCGTCCACGGTGTTGTTCAGATGTATCTTCTCCTGCAAATCAGAGACAAATATAAGGCTTTGCGCGCGTCCGGACAGCACCCACGCCCGCTTCTGGCCACACTGGCCCACCCAAACTCCCTCCATCACCCCCGCGCTTTTCCCGTCCCAGACGGTCAACACCACTCTAGAGCGTCAGTGACCGCATTCATGCCCGACCAGAGCTGACGTCACTGCTCACCggcaccggcattgaagcggcacgccggccgagagagcaccgCTCGCGCCGCTTCCCGGTACAGGTGTCTGTTCCCCGTTCAAATGACACGATGTCCACCCGTCTGTATGCCGTCCACAATAATTACAcgcgttgccgaggcggctactccagcgCCACCCGTCCGTCGCTATGCCACCCACCATTTCTATATAAACCGCTGCCTcggcatagccgcagtcatccacctCTGATCCCTCTCTGCATCACTGCCACCATGGATTCGTCCCGCGCCATAGCTCTCTGGGACGGGCTAACACTGGGCCAGAATAAGGAGATGGCCACctttgctgccgactggctggccggcaggcagcccaaGGACGACGATGTGCCAATGGAGGACATGGCAAAAGGCGAACCGgcgccaccctcctcctcctcggtgcCACCCTcggcggtgcattgcaccatgactatCGGTGAGGCTCGTGCCCATTACATGGATATGGTGTGGGAGGAGCAGTTCCGAGAGGCGCAGGCCAACGCCGCCTACAACCGCCAACTCCTCCAGTAGGCGGAGGAGCAGCTCGCCGCCGGCAGGGCGATCGCACCGGACGCGAACTTGGCGTACAGTCGGCGCTGCTCGACACCTACTGCTCCGCCCGCGAGATCCGCCTCACCCGCTAACGGTGAACTGGCGGCCGCCTACAAGGAGTGTGACGAGGCGGgggaggtggggtttggcgcgtgGCTCCGCCGAGGCCGCGCCCCGCTACCATGACCACAAAGCCAGCACGTCTGCGTGCACTGCCAGCAGCGAAAAAGAGTAGTGCATGGTGAGTCGCCGCTGCTCGGGTCCcaagaaggccaccgctcctcccctcCTGTCGACGCCAAACTTGGTGGGCTGAGTATCGTCAGCCAAATAGTTCCATGGCGGCGATGTGGAGGCGGACAATTTCAGTTCCCGTGGCTACGAAGGTAAAGTTTACGAAGGCAGAGCTGGAGAGGGCTGAGGCAGAATTGGAGAAGACAAAGCTTTAGTTCTCGGGGCTCATGACCGGACACGGGAAACGGGCACTGGATCATAGATTAGGTGTATTAATTATATCTCCAGAGCCGAAGGAGCACCGCTTAgttgatgtaaatgtaatgaaatccaacatgtttatatgaaattcggTTATGTTTAAACGAATTTCGTTCGATTAGTTTGACTTGTTGGCGGATGTATGCAAATAGTGTTGGACGACGGCCTTCCGTTTTCGTGTACGTAGACTGATTCTTTATCTACGAACGAATGCGAAATAAAATTTGTGAATCGCTGTTGGAGATGCCTTTACACTTACATCGGCTCTAATAGACGGACCGACACGACTCCTCTGTGGCATCGTGAGCCACCGACGTCCATGCTACACGCAAAGTACGCACATGCGATCCATGCATGTATGGGCCACCAACCTCTAGTAGGACTTTTTTAATACGAATTAGACGCTGACGCCCATACAGTCGTACGTATAAACGCAAATACGTACATCCTATGTTTACAAGCATCTCTGATAGACTAAGCTGAAACATTATCTTAAGATTAACAAAGTCGTCACAAATGTCTTTGTAGTCGATGGTAACATCGTCAATCACTAAGCGCACATCATGAAAAGACCTGAACTAAATTTAGGAAAATATGAGCGACAGTGTCAAGTTTAAGACTTGAACCCTAGTGGGTTGAAAATACCACAGTGAGAATATCACTGTCCTTCAAACCATACAACTACAGGTTCTAATTTGAAATAGTACTTTTCTTTTACAGGGCACCTCTAGTAATACTTTATGAAAAAGTCATGCCATGA is drawn from Triticum dicoccoides isolate Atlit2015 ecotype Zavitan chromosome 4A, WEW_v2.0, whole genome shotgun sequence and contains these coding sequences:
- the LOC119289816 gene encoding uncharacterized protein LOC119289816, coding for MAPVADDALDGGDEKSIFRCLDAARYVVAAAVTVLIVTVIVYAISVVLRPAELYLGVVGGSVSVVGGDKPSSRPFRAVVNGDNLTFSLTVRAINPSGRVTIYYTGIVAKLKSNMSSDSFLTLNLPRVALGPQSSVDITVAISTFMIVPEQGYYFKLLANGSSLDDAMIVLTGTRTVEIYSSKYKPKETVVYYCSPIAIGDGEDKDGDSTAAVDVRCTDQNQPASI